The DNA region CCGGTCAGGTGGATCATGTACGCGACCTGTGTTCCTCCCATCCCAAAGGCGCCGGAGAGGTCACCAATGATCATCACCGCGGCCAGCAGCCACATCGGCACCGGCAGCACCAGGAACAACAGGATCTGCCGCTCGGGCCAGTTCAGGGCGTAGAGCAACGTCACCGCCACCACGGCGCCCGAGGCGCCCAAGGCCGGGCCGCCGACGCTGCCGTTCGGGACCCCGGCCGCGGTCCACATCAGCCCGCCGAAGACGATCGCCGCCAGGTAGAAGGTGATAAACTCGCGGCGGCCGTACTTGTTCTCGACGTCTCGACCGAACATCCACAGGCCGAACATGTTCCAGAACAGGTGGCCCGGCCCGTCCGTGTCGTGCATAAAGCCGTAAGTCAGCAGTTGGTAAGCCTGCCAAGGCCGTCGGTACCAGTCTGGTTCCAGGTAAAAGTAGGGCGAGAAACTCGTCGCGCCGATCAACTGCACGATGTACGCGACGATGTTGATCAGGATCAGGCGGTAGACCCAGGTCTGCGGCCAGCGGAGCTGCACGCCGCCCGGCTCGCCCCGCCAGCGCTCGCCGCCGCCGCCACGCCAATCGTTGCCAGGGCGTTCGTAGTCGCGGTCGTAAATGCCCATCGGCGCCGTTCGTCAGGGGAAATGGGGAGTGCAGAGGCCTAAGTGTACGGGCTGCGCGGAAAGAAGGGGACCGCGGTTGGCGGGGCAGGGGGGCGCCGGAGGAGCCGGCGGGCCGAAAAGCCAAGCAGGCGGGCCCCCGGCGCAGCGGAACAGGCGTTCATCTCCGCGGCGCCGGGGCCGGGGACGGCCCGGCTCGCGGGTCACGCCGCGGTGCTGGCTGACCCTGGGCTCCTGGACTTTCCCACTCGAATGCTTGCGGTCCCCCCCGTCCCTAGCCCCTAGCCCCGGCGGCGCAGCCGCTAGTACACTTGGGGGCCAGGTTGACCGTTAAAATCGCCCCGCCTACCTTCCTTGCGCATGCATTCTCAAGTTGTAGTTCTTGGCGGCGGTCCCGGTGGCTACGCCGCCGCGTTCATGGCCGCTGATTTGGGGCTCGAAGTAGCCATCGTCGAGTCGGACCCCCGGCTCGGGGGCACCTGCCTGCTGCGGGGCTGCATCCCCTCCAAGGCCCTGCTGCACGTCGCCAAGATCATCTCCGAGGCCGAGGACATGGCCGAGTGGGGGGTCGAGTTCGCCAAGCCAAAGATCTCGATCGACAAGGTCCGAGCCCGCAAGGAGAACGTGATCGACACGCTCACCGGCGGGTTGGCGCAGCTCGCCAAGCGTCGCGGCGTCCGCCGGATTCACGCCCGCGGGCTGTTTGTCGATTCCACCACGCTGCAGCTCGAAGGGGGCGACCCCGCGACCTACGACAACGAGCGGCTCACCTTCGACCACTGCATCCTGGCCACGGGAAGCGTGCCGACGATGCCGGGGTTCCTCGACATCAAGAGCCCCCGCGTGATGGACTCGACCGGCGCCCTGAAGCTGGAAGACATCCCCGGCACGCTGCTGGTCGTCGGCGGCGGGTACATCGGGCTCGAGATGGGGACCGTGTACGCCGAGCTAGGAACCAAGGTGTCCGTGGTCGAGCTCACCGAGGGCTTGCTGCCGGGCGCCGACCGCGACCTGGTGAAGCCGCTAGAGAAGCGGGTCCGCCAGCGTTTCGCGGGTGTCCACCTGGGGACCAAGGTTACCGGGCTGAAGGACGCGGGCGACCACGTGGCCGTTTCGATGGAAGGGCCCGAGATGTCCGGCGAGCACAAGTTCGACCGCGTGTTGGTGGCCATCGGCCGCCGGCCCGTCTCCAAGGGCTTCGGGCTCGAGAACACCAAGGTCAAGGTTAACGAGCGCGGCTTCGTCGAGGTCGACAAGCAGCAGCGGACCGCCGACCCCCACATCCTGGCGATCGGCGACGTTGCGGGCGACCCCATGCTGGCGCACAAGGCTTCCTACGAAGGCAAAATCGCCGCCGAGGTGCTGGCGGGCGAGCCGGCCCAGTTCGACGCCCACGCGATCCCCGCGGTGGTGTTCACCGACCCGGAAATCGCTTGGGCCGGGCTTACCGTTGAAGAAGCCAAGCGCGACGGGCGTATAATCGAAGTGGCCCAGTACCCCTGGCAGGCCAGCGGGCGTGCGATCGCCAACGGCCGCACCGACGGCCTGACCAAGTGGATCATCGACCCGGAGACCGAGCGCGTGCTGGGCTGCGGCATCGTCGGCGCGGGCGCCGGCGAGCTGATCGCCGAGGCGGTGCTCGCGATCGAGATGGGCTGCCAGGTGCGCGACGTCGCCGAGACAATCCACCCCCACCCCACGCTCAGCGAAACGGTGGCGTTCGCAGCCGAGGCGTACCTGGGGACCGCAACCGAGATCTACAAACCGCGAAAGAAGAAAGAATAACTACGAAGGACGCTACAACGCGCGAAGCAAAGCGTAAGAATAGGACGCGGATAGTCGCGGATGAAGCGGATCGCAAAGGATACAAGCGTTCGTATCCGTTTTTATCCCGTCGATCCGCGAAGATCCGCGTCCTATTCTTCCGTCCGTTGTGTTCCTTGGTGTCCTTCGTGGTAGAAACTTCCCGTTAAGAGGCAAATCACGATGGCTAGCGCCGCAGCGAATCAGATCAAGTCGTACATCCCCGACGATGTCGATCCCGCCGAGACCGCAGAGTGGCTCGAGTCGCTCGACTACGTGCTCGAGAGCAAGGGGCCCGAGCGCGTCAGCCAGCTTCTCAGCGCGCTCGAGGAGGCCGCCCACCGCAACGGGGTCGACCTGCCGTTCACGGCCACGACGCCGTACTGCAACACGATCACGCGGGCCGAGCAGCCCCGCTACCCGGGGGACCGGGAGCTGGAACGGCGGATCAAGAGCTACGTGCGTTGGAACGCGATGGCGATGGTCACGCGCGCCAACCGCGACAAGTCGTCCCCCGGGGGGCACATCAGCACGTTCGCCAGCAGCGCCACGCTGTACGAGGTGGCCCAGAACCACTTCTTCCGCGGCCCGGGCGAGGACGGCACCAGCGCCGACCAGATCTACTTCCAGGGGCACGCGTCGCCCGGCATGTACTCCCGCGCCTTCATGGAAGGGAGGCTCACCGAGCAGAACCTGTGCAACTTCCGCCGCGAACTGGGCGAAGGGGGGGGCCTCTCCAGCTACCCCCACCCCTGGCTGATGCCGGGCTTCTGGCAGTTCCCCACCGTGTCGATGGGCCTCGGGCCGATCATGGCTATCTACCAGGCCCGCTTCAACGAGTACCTGACCGACCGCGGCATCAAGGACTGCTCGAAGCAGCACGTGTGGGCCTTCCTCGGCGACGGCGAGTGCGACGAGCCCGAGACCCTCGGCGCCATCACCCTGGCGGCGCGTGAGAAGCTCGACAACCTGATCTTCGTGATCAACTGCAACCTGCAGCGGCTCGACGGGCCGGTGCGCGGCAACGGCAAGATCATCCAGGAACTGGAGGGCGCCTTCCGCGGCGCCGGCTGGAACGTCATCAAGGTGGTCTGGAGCGGCGACTGGGACCCGTTGCTCGAAGCAGACGACACCGGCCTGCTGCTGCGGCGGATGGGGGAGATCGTCGATGGCGAGTCGCAGAAGTACGGCGTCGCCGGCGGCGCCTACATCCGCGAGCACTTCTTCGGCAAGTACCCCGAGCTGCTGTCGCTGGTGGAGAACTACTCCGACGAGAAGATCGGCAAGCTCCGGCGCGGCGGCCACGACCCGGACAAGGTGTACGCCGCCTTCAAGCAAGCCACCCAACGCAACGGCAAGCCGACCGTGGTGCTCGCCAAGACCATCAAGGGCTACGGCCTGGGCGAGAGCGGCGAGGGGCGCAACGTCACGCACAACAGCAAGAAGCTCAACGAAGCAGAGCTCCGCGAGTTCCGCACCCGGTTCGGCATCCCGATCTCTGACGAACGCGTCGCCGAGGCGCCCTTCTACAAGCCGCCGGCCGATTCGCCCGAGATGGTCTACCTCCGCAAACGCCGCGAGGAGCTCGGGGGCTCCGTCCCCAGCCGATCGACCAAGCCGGTCACGATGGAGGTGCCCCACTTGGCCGACTACGGCAAGACGCTCGCCAAGCTGGTCAGCAAAGAGCCGGGCAAGGAGCAGTCGACCACGATGGGCTTTGTGCGGTTGCTCACCGACCTGCTGCGTGACAAGCAGATCGGCAAGTACATCGTGCCGATCGTGCCGGACGAGTCGCGCACCTTCGGCATGGAGGGCCTGTTCAGCCAGATCGGCATCTACGCCCACGCGGGGCAGCTCTACGACCCGGTCGATTCCGACATCTTGGCCAAGTACAAGGAGGCCAAGGACGGGCAGCTCCTGGAAGAAGGGATCACCGAAGCGGGCTCGATGAGCAGCTTCAACGCCGCGGGCACCGCGTACAGCACGCACGGCGTGAACATGATCCCGATGTTCATCTACTACAGCATGTTCGGCTTCCAGCGCATCGGCGACCTGATCTGGGCCGCCGCGGACATGCGGGCCAAGGGCTTTATGCTGGGCGGCACCGCCGGCAGGACTACGCTCAACGGCGAGGGCCTGCAGCACCAGGACGGCCACAGCCTAGTGAACGCAATCGCCTTCCCCACCGTCCGCGCCTACGACCCCGCGTACAACTACGAGACGGCCGTCATCATCTTCCACGGCCTGCAGAAGATGTACGTCGAGGGCGAAACCTGCATCTACTACCTGATGCTGGAGAACGAGAACGTGATGATGCCCGAGATGCCCTCGGGTTGCGAGGAAGGCATCGTACGCGGCATGTACAAGCTCAAGAGCGTCGAGGCCGAGGGCTCCAAGCACCGCGTGCAGCTCTTCGGCTCCGGCTCGATCCTGCACGGAGTGCTCGACGCGCAGAAACTGCTGGCGGAGAAGTACAACATCTCCAGCGATGTCTGGAGCGTCACCAGCTACAACGAGCTGCGCCGCGACGCCCAAGAGACGGCCCGCTGGAACATGCTGAACCCCACCGCGCCGGCGAAGAAGTGTTACGTAGAGCAGGTGCTCGAGGGCGCCGAGGGCCCCTGCATCGCGGCGAGCGATTACCTCCGCTGCTTGGCGGAGCAGATCGCCCCCTGGTGCCCCGGAGGGATGCTGGCCCTGGGGACCGACGGCATGGGCCGCAGCGAGAGCCGCCCGAACCTGAGGCGCCACTTCGAGGTCGATTCAGAGTTCGTCACGATCGCCACGCTGTACAAGCTAGCAACGAGTGGCAAGCTCGACCGGCAAGTGGTGGCCGACGCGATCAAGGAACTGGGGGTCGATCCTCAGAAGATGTCGCCGCTTTACGCCTAACGAACAGATGGGAGAGGTGGGGATACGGACGAGATAGGGGGATAGCGTTCTCAGGGGCCTGAAGCTTCTCCGAACGCAGACGGACGGGCCTTCGTGAAGTGAAGGTCGTTCGCCCCTGGTCCCCACGATCCCCACATCCCTTTCTTTATCCCCACCTCTCCCTTCGCTTTGTTGCCATGAGCCAAATCACCCTTCCCCACCTCGGCGAGAACATCGACTCGGGGGACGTCCTATCCATCCTGGTGTCCGAAGGGGACGCCGTGACGAAGGACCAGGACCTGATCGAGATCGAGACCGACAAGGCCACTATGGCGGTCCCCAGTCCGCAGGCGGGGAAGATCGTCAAGATCCTGGTCGGCGAAGGGGACACCGTAAACGTTGGCGCCGCGATCTTTGAGATCGAGGCGGGGGACGCCGCGCCGGCGAAGCAGGAGAAGCCTAAGGAGGAGCCCCCCAAAGAAGAGGCAAAGAAGCCTGAGCCGAAGCAAGAAGAGCCCAAGCAAGAAGAAAAGGCGCAAGAGAAGCCCTCGCCAAAACAAGAAGAACCCAAGCGTTCTCCAGCCCCCAGCCCCCAGCCCCCGGCGCCCGCCGCTTCCAGCGGCGACGTGCCCGGAGACGGCCATGCCTCATCGGCCGCTGGGCCCGCCGTTCGCCGGCTGGCCCGTGAGCTGGGGGTCGACCTGCGCCGCGTCCGCGGCAGCGGAGAAGGGGGGCGTCTGACCGAGGAAGACGTACGGGGCTACGTCCGCGCCGCCAACGAGCAGGCCCGCAGCGTAGGCCCCTCCGGCATCATCCCGCCGGGCGCCGCTGGGTCGGACAGCCAGGGCGCGGTGCGGATCGAGAAGATGAGCCGCATGCGGCAGGCGATCGCCAACAACATGGTCGCCAGCTACACCACGGTGCCGCAGCTCACCAACTTCGACGACGTCGACATCAGCGAGCTGGAAGAGCTGCGCGAGCAGAGCAAGCGCGACTACGAGAAGCGCGGGCTGAAGCTCACGCAGATGCCGTTCTTGATCAAGGCGGTCGCCGCCAGCCTGAAGCTGCACCCGGTGGTGAACGCCTCGGTGGACATGGAACAGAAGCAGGTCATCTACAAGGAGTACGTGAACATCGGCGTCGCCATCGACACCGAACGCGGCCTGACCGTGCCGGTGATCCGAGACGCGGACCGGATGAGCATGTCGCAGATCACGCACGAGCTCGACCGCTTGATCAAGCGGGCCCGCGACGGCGAGCTGGCGATCGAGGAGATGCGCGGGGGCACGTTCACCATCAGCAACCTGGGGGCGGTCGGCGGCACCTACTCGACGCCCATCATCAACCCGCCGGAGTCCGCCATCCTGCTGGTGGGCCGCAGCCGGATCTTGCCGCTGTGGATCGACGGCGAGTTCGAGCCCCGCCCGGTGATGCCGCTGTCGCTGACGTACGACCACCGCACGGTCGACGGCGCCGCGGCGGCCCGCTTCCTGAACGAGGTGAAGGGCTTCTTGGCCTCGCCCGGCCGGCTGCTGCTAGCGCCGTGATCGGCCCCCCAACAAGGTGACGCGATGGACCAGCTTATCCCCGGGTGGAGCGTCTCGTTCGAGCAGGTCGGCGGCTGGCTCTGCACACGGCTGCACCCCGCCGGCAGCCCCGACGCGGCGGGGATGATCGACCCGCTCTGGCGACAGGTGGACGCGCGTTGCCAGGGGGCGGCCAAGCAGGTGGTGTTGGAGATGAACGAGGTGACGTTCCTGTCCAGCAGCCTGATGGGCGAGCTGGTGCGACTGCACAAGCGGCTGGCGGTGGCGGGCGGGGCGCTGCACCTGGCGGCCCTGCGGCCCGAGTGCGCCGAGGCGCTGCACATCACCCGGCTCGACTCGGTGCTGCCGGTGTTCCCGGGACGCGACGAGGCGGTCCACAGCTTCGCCCGCTAGCGGGCGCCCCCTCTCGGAAGTCTGACGGCGCCCACGCGCCAAAATAGTGCGGCGCGCCTATCCTTGGGGTGTGGTTATCCCTCCCGGCAGGAACACCGATGGCGTCTGCTTCGCGTGAATTGGTCGTCATGGTCCACGGCATCGCGTCGTGGCGATTTGTGTTTGCCGTGATGAACGCGCGTCTGCGGGCCGCCGGGTTCGCCACGCGGATGTGGGGCTACCCGTCGATCTTGTGGTCGAATCAACACCACGGGGCGTCCCTGGCCCGCCTGCTGCGCCGCCGGGCGGCTACCGGCAAGTACGACAAGATCCACCTGGTGGTGCACAGCATGGGGAGCATCGTGGCCCGCTGCGCCCTGCAGGAGGAGCTGCCGGAGCAGCTCGGGCGGATCGTGATGATCGGCCCGCCCAACCAGGGGTCGCACGTTGCGTCGCGTCTGGCCCCCATCTACGGCTGGTTGGCGCCGACCCTGGTCGAGCTGTGCGACGTCGAGGGGAGCTTCGTCCGCACGCTCGGTTCCCCCCCCGAACACGTCGAGATCGGGGTCGTGGCCGCCCAACGCGACCGCGTGGTGCCGCTGCTCAACACCCACCTGGCGGGGATGCGAGACCACATCGTGCTGCCCGGCCTGCACACCTCTAGCCTGTGGCGGCGAGAAACAGCGGAGCAAGTCGTGCACTTCTTGCGGGAGGGGCGCTTCTTCCTCCCGGGCGAGCGGTCGGCGTCGGCCGTCGGAGGAGAGCGCGCCGGTGCGACCCTACCGACCCCCTCCGGCGGCTGACGCCGGCGGCCCGCCCGCCATTTGCCCCGCCCCCGATTGTGACCTAGTCTTGCACTAGCCGGGGAAACCCGGCCTCCCACCGGCCCTCGGGCCACCCCCTCCTCGCCTCCTTCCCCGTCAATACCTATGTCCAGCGCCGTGCTAGAGCCGGCGCTCGGGACACTGCGCGAAGCGGTCGGCCGCTGGCGCAGTGATTTCGAGCAGCAGGAAAACGAACTCGCCGAGTCGCTCGAAGCGCTCGATGCGTACCAGCGCAGCCTCGACGCATGGCGGCAGTCGTTGGTGGAAGAACGCGCGGAGCTGGCCCAGCTCCACGACGCGTTCGAAGAAGAGCGGGCCGCTGCGACCATGGCCGACAACGACCGTGCGGAGGATAGCGCTTTGGAAGAAGTAATCCGCGGACTGCGCAGCGAGCTCGAATCGGTCGGAGAGGCGGCGGCGGCCGCCGAAGGGGCCTTGTCCGAACGGTCCCAGAAGCTCCGAGACACGGAGCAGGAGCGGGCCGATCTGCGGAAGGAGCTCGACGCGTTGCGATCGCATTGCGAAGGGATGGAGCGTGAGTTGGCGCTGGCCGCCCAGGCGCCCGAACCCGCGGCCCAGACGCCCAGCACGCCGCGGGGCCCCGACCCGGTGGTGAGCTCGTTGCTCGACCAGTTCACCAAGATCCGCCAGCAGCGCGGTCAGCGACCCCCCCGCTAGACCCGGAGACGTTCCCCCTATGAATGCGATTGCGCCCGCGTTTCAACCGATCGCGCCCCCGGCGCCGGTCGTCATCTCGGCGTTCGGAGTCGTGCTGTGCTTTGCCGGCGCGTGGCTCGGTTCCCCGGTGATGTCTGCCGCCGGGGTCGCCGGGTTGTTCATGTTCGCGCGGCAAGCGGCGGAACTCCTCCGGCTCGACTTCCCCGACCCCTGGCGGCTGGTCGGCTGGGGGCGGGGCGCCCGCCCGCAGGGGGGCCCGCCCCCAGCCCCGCAGGGGGGCGTCTCGGACGCGGACCGGCGGGTCGCTGCAGGCGACATCGCGCTGCTGCCCGAGACAATCCGCTCTACCGAGGACTTGATCGACAGCATGCTCACCACGGGGCGCTACGCGCTGCTGCTGCGCCCCGAGGTCAGCGACCGGCTCTCGGACGAGCAGATCATGCGGGCGGTGCGCGCGCTGGACGACTCGATGTCGCTGGTGCCGGGGGGCCGCGTGCTGCTGGGGATCACGGCCGACCGCGCCACGCTGGGGGGCGAGCTGACGGGCGACGTGCGGCTGGACGACCCTTCGGCAATCGCGGAGGTGGCGCCCTGCTACATCGACCGCTACTGCGTGACCAACCGCCAGTACCAGCAGTTCGTCGACTCCGGCGGCTACGAGCAGCTTGAGTACTGGCTGGAAGAAGCGCTGCCGGCGATGTTCGACTTTGTCGACCAGACCGGCGAGCCGGGACCGCGCGACTGGCGCAACGGCGCCTACCGCAGTGAGGGGCCGACCGACGGCGCCGACCTGCCTGTGGTGGGGGTCAGTTGGTACGAGGCGCTCGCGTATGCTCGCTGGCTCGGCAAGCGGCTCCCCATCGAGGCGGAGTGGACCAAGGCGGGCGCGTGGCCCGTCGAGGCGTCGCCCGGCCGGATCGCGCAGCGCCGCTACCCGTGGGGCGAGTCGTTCGACGCGCGGCGGGCGAACCTGTGGTGCTCCCGCGTCGGGAGCACGCAGAGCGTCTACGAGTACGAGGCCGGCGCCAGCGTCGGCGGCGTGTGCCAGTTGGTGGGGAACGTGTGGGAGTGGACCGCCACGTCGCTCAGCGAGCTGGCGCCGCGGGGGATCGACTTCCCCTCGGCGCTGAAGACCGTCCGCGGGGGCGCCTACAACACCTACTTCGAGAACCAAGCCACCTGCCACTTCCAGAGCGCAGAGCACCCGCTCTCCCGCCGCCCCAATATCGGCATCCGCCTGGCGTTGGGCATGGAGAGTCTGGCGGCCATCAACGGACGCGTGGCGGAGGGCGCCGCCGAGTAGAAGACCGTTAGCCGGAACAAGCCGAGCGCCGCGAGGCGCCGTTCCGGCACCAAGCCAAGCACCCGCCCCCCTGCGGCGGGCTGGTTCCAGCCTACCCCGCGCCCACGAAACCTATGCTCACCAACACCCCGCTCGAATCGTACCTGCTGGCGCAAACCTCCACGGCGCTGGAGTGCGTAATTTGCAACGCAGAGAACTGCGCGTCCGCCGAGCGCTGCCGCAGGTGCCACGCGCCGCTCTCGTTGACGCGGCAGTCGGCGTCGTTGCGGCGCAGGCCGCACCTGATCGCCGTGCTCGGCGGCCCCGGGGCGGGCAAGACCGTGTACCTGGGGATGCTGCTAGACATGCTCACCCGCGGCGTCGGCGGGCTCCGCGCCCACGCCCGCGGGCCGCAATCGATCACGCTCCAGCAGTCCACCACCACGGCGCTGGCCAGCGGGTGGTTCCCGGACCGCACGCCGAACGTTCCCGACCAATGGCACTGGGTGCACTGCCGGGTGGAGTGCGGCCGGCGACGCCGGACGATGGAGCTGATGCTCGCCGACGTGGCGGGCGAGGCCTGGACACAGGTCGACGTTGATTCGACCCAGCAGATCGCCGTCCCGGCGATCCTGTCGCGGGCCGACGGGGTGCTGCTGCTGGCCGACGCAGAGCGGCTGCACGGCGGCGAGCCCGACGAGAGCTACGGGATGCTCAAGGCCCTGTCGCTGCTGACCGAACTGCGGCGCGAACCGGGCCGACGCGGCCGGCGTCCTGATCGTAGGCCGTGCGCCGTGGTGTTTACCAAGGCGGACGCCTGCGGCCGGGCGCTGGACGACCCCGAGGGGTTCGCCGAGTCGCACGCCGCCACGCTGCTGGGAGACTGCCGGAGCCGGCTGCCCAACACCAAGGTCTTTGCCACGAGCGTGGTGGGGGCCTCGACCCGCCGGGTAGCGGCCGGCAACCGCCGGGCGACGCCGCTGCGGGTCGAACCGCAGGGGGTGGTTGAGCCGCTGGGCTGGCTGCTGAACCAGGTCGAGTAAGGGGACCACGCTTCCGGCGCGTGCCCGTCCGTCCAGAACAATCCAACAACAACCGCCGAACCAAACGCCGTCCCGCACGTAAAGAACCATTCGATGTCCGCCCGCTACCCGACCCACCCCTGCCCGGCCCCGCACGCCCCGATGACCGGGAGCGAGGTAGCCGTGGCGTGCCGGTCGGGGAGGCCCATCCCGCCCGAGGCGTTGTCGCGGCTTGAGCACCTGGACGACGTGTTCTTCGGCGCCATCGCCGGCGACGCGGACGCGCTCGACCAAACGGGTCGGCTGTGGCGCGAAGCCCGCGCCGAGTTGTGCGAGCCCCTGTTGGACGAGTCGCGGGAACAGTACCTGCGCCGGGCCGAGGTGGTTTGCGCCGCCGGCCGCGCTGCGCCGATCGAGAACCTAGCCGCAACGTTCGCGGCGCTCGAAGTGCTGACGCTGCTGGCGGACTGAGCGGCTACTGGGTGAGCGACGAGGGAACCACAGAGCCACTGAGGGCACTGAGACGGACGAAGAGGGGAAAATCTCTCGCGGAGACGCTGAGGCGCGGAGAGAAACAAGGTTCAATTAGGATTAATCCCAGCTCCGATCCGTTCACCTTTTTCCTTCGGCTTCCCTCCCTAGCTCTGCGTCTGGGCGTCTCTGCGAGAGTTTGATCCGTCCTCCGTCCGTCTCCGTGTTCTCTGTGGCTCTGTGGTTGGCTTGCGGCGGCGCTGCTAGAACTCTGCCGACCCCGGCGTGCGTGGGAAGGGGATCACGTCGCGGATGTTCGCCATGCCGGTGGTGAACTGCACCATCCGCTCCAGCCCCAGTCCGAAGCCGGCGTGCGGCACGGTGCCGAACCGGCGTAGGTCGAGGTACCACCAGTAGTCGGCCTCGCTGAGCCCCTGCTCGGCCATGCGTGCCTTGAGCACGTCGAGCCGCGCCTCGCGCTGGCTGCCGCCGATGATCTCGCCCACGCCGGGCGCCAGCACGTCCATCGCGCGCACGGTCTTCCCGTCGTCGTTCACGTGCATGTAGAACGGCTTGATGCCGCTGGGGTAGTCGTAAAGGATCACCGGCGAGCCGAAGTGCTTCTCGGTCAGCCAGCGTTCGTGCTCCGCCTGCAGGTCGGCGCCCCAGGAGACGGGGAACTCGAACTTTTCTCCGCTCTGCTCCAGCAGCGTCACCGCCTCGGTGTAGGGGAGTCGCTCGAACGCGCCGGCGGTAATCTTTTCAAGGCGTGGCATCACTTCCGGGTCGATCCGTTCCTGGAAGAACGCCATGTCCTCGCCGCAGTCACGCAGCACGTCGGCGACGATCCGCTTGAGGAACCGTTCGGCCAAGTCCA from Pirellulimonas nuda includes:
- a CDS encoding rhomboid family intramembrane serine protease, producing MGIYDRDYERPGNDWRGGGGERWRGEPGGVQLRWPQTWVYRLILINIVAYIVQLIGATSFSPYFYLEPDWYRRPWQAYQLLTYGFMHDTDGPGHLFWNMFGLWMFGRDVENKYGRREFITFYLAAIVFGGLMWTAAGVPNGSVGGPALGASGAVVAVTLLYALNWPERQILLFLVLPVPMWLLAAVMIIGDLSGAFGMGGTQVAYMIHLTGAALALAYYFGGLRLGEYLPGSFKMPKLSRGPKLRVRTIDDLDQEDADETRENAILKKIHDSGQDSLTRAERKFLEQRSRKARERRGEF
- the lpdA gene encoding dihydrolipoyl dehydrogenase — protein: MHSQVVVLGGGPGGYAAAFMAADLGLEVAIVESDPRLGGTCLLRGCIPSKALLHVAKIISEAEDMAEWGVEFAKPKISIDKVRARKENVIDTLTGGLAQLAKRRGVRRIHARGLFVDSTTLQLEGGDPATYDNERLTFDHCILATGSVPTMPGFLDIKSPRVMDSTGALKLEDIPGTLLVVGGGYIGLEMGTVYAELGTKVSVVELTEGLLPGADRDLVKPLEKRVRQRFAGVHLGTKVTGLKDAGDHVAVSMEGPEMSGEHKFDRVLVAIGRRPVSKGFGLENTKVKVNERGFVEVDKQQRTADPHILAIGDVAGDPMLAHKASYEGKIAAEVLAGEPAQFDAHAIPAVVFTDPEIAWAGLTVEEAKRDGRIIEVAQYPWQASGRAIANGRTDGLTKWIIDPETERVLGCGIVGAGAGELIAEAVLAIEMGCQVRDVAETIHPHPTLSETVAFAAEAYLGTATEIYKPRKKKE
- the aceE gene encoding pyruvate dehydrogenase (acetyl-transferring), homodimeric type — protein: MASAAANQIKSYIPDDVDPAETAEWLESLDYVLESKGPERVSQLLSALEEAAHRNGVDLPFTATTPYCNTITRAEQPRYPGDRELERRIKSYVRWNAMAMVTRANRDKSSPGGHISTFASSATLYEVAQNHFFRGPGEDGTSADQIYFQGHASPGMYSRAFMEGRLTEQNLCNFRRELGEGGGLSSYPHPWLMPGFWQFPTVSMGLGPIMAIYQARFNEYLTDRGIKDCSKQHVWAFLGDGECDEPETLGAITLAAREKLDNLIFVINCNLQRLDGPVRGNGKIIQELEGAFRGAGWNVIKVVWSGDWDPLLEADDTGLLLRRMGEIVDGESQKYGVAGGAYIREHFFGKYPELLSLVENYSDEKIGKLRRGGHDPDKVYAAFKQATQRNGKPTVVLAKTIKGYGLGESGEGRNVTHNSKKLNEAELREFRTRFGIPISDERVAEAPFYKPPADSPEMVYLRKRREELGGSVPSRSTKPVTMEVPHLADYGKTLAKLVSKEPGKEQSTTMGFVRLLTDLLRDKQIGKYIVPIVPDESRTFGMEGLFSQIGIYAHAGQLYDPVDSDILAKYKEAKDGQLLEEGITEAGSMSSFNAAGTAYSTHGVNMIPMFIYYSMFGFQRIGDLIWAAADMRAKGFMLGGTAGRTTLNGEGLQHQDGHSLVNAIAFPTVRAYDPAYNYETAVIIFHGLQKMYVEGETCIYYLMLENENVMMPEMPSGCEEGIVRGMYKLKSVEAEGSKHRVQLFGSGSILHGVLDAQKLLAEKYNISSDVWSVTSYNELRRDAQETARWNMLNPTAPAKKCYVEQVLEGAEGPCIAASDYLRCLAEQIAPWCPGGMLALGTDGMGRSESRPNLRRHFEVDSEFVTIATLYKLATSGKLDRQVVADAIKELGVDPQKMSPLYA
- a CDS encoding 2-oxo acid dehydrogenase subunit E2, which translates into the protein MSQITLPHLGENIDSGDVLSILVSEGDAVTKDQDLIEIETDKATMAVPSPQAGKIVKILVGEGDTVNVGAAIFEIEAGDAAPAKQEKPKEEPPKEEAKKPEPKQEEPKQEEKAQEKPSPKQEEPKRSPAPSPQPPAPAASSGDVPGDGHASSAAGPAVRRLARELGVDLRRVRGSGEGGRLTEEDVRGYVRAANEQARSVGPSGIIPPGAAGSDSQGAVRIEKMSRMRQAIANNMVASYTTVPQLTNFDDVDISELEELREQSKRDYEKRGLKLTQMPFLIKAVAASLKLHPVVNASVDMEQKQVIYKEYVNIGVAIDTERGLTVPVIRDADRMSMSQITHELDRLIKRARDGELAIEEMRGGTFTISNLGAVGGTYSTPIINPPESAILLVGRSRILPLWIDGEFEPRPVMPLSLTYDHRTVDGAAAARFLNEVKGFLASPGRLLLAP
- a CDS encoding STAS domain-containing protein; protein product: MDQLIPGWSVSFEQVGGWLCTRLHPAGSPDAAGMIDPLWRQVDARCQGAAKQVVLEMNEVTFLSSSLMGELVRLHKRLAVAGGALHLAALRPECAEALHITRLDSVLPVFPGRDEAVHSFAR
- a CDS encoding esterase/lipase family protein, which encodes MASASRELVVMVHGIASWRFVFAVMNARLRAAGFATRMWGYPSILWSNQHHGASLARLLRRRAATGKYDKIHLVVHSMGSIVARCALQEELPEQLGRIVMIGPPNQGSHVASRLAPIYGWLAPTLVELCDVEGSFVRTLGSPPEHVEIGVVAAQRDRVVPLLNTHLAGMRDHIVLPGLHTSSLWRRETAEQVVHFLREGRFFLPGERSASAVGGERAGATLPTPSGG
- a CDS encoding SUMF1/EgtB/PvdO family nonheme iron enzyme, which encodes MNAIAPAFQPIAPPAPVVISAFGVVLCFAGAWLGSPVMSAAGVAGLFMFARQAAELLRLDFPDPWRLVGWGRGARPQGGPPPAPQGGVSDADRRVAAGDIALLPETIRSTEDLIDSMLTTGRYALLLRPEVSDRLSDEQIMRAVRALDDSMSLVPGGRVLLGITADRATLGGELTGDVRLDDPSAIAEVAPCYIDRYCVTNRQYQQFVDSGGYEQLEYWLEEALPAMFDFVDQTGEPGPRDWRNGAYRSEGPTDGADLPVVGVSWYEALAYARWLGKRLPIEAEWTKAGAWPVEASPGRIAQRRYPWGESFDARRANLWCSRVGSTQSVYEYEAGASVGGVCQLVGNVWEWTATSLSELAPRGIDFPSALKTVRGGAYNTYFENQATCHFQSAEHPLSRRPNIGIRLALGMESLAAINGRVAEGAAE